Proteins from a genomic interval of Rosa chinensis cultivar Old Blush chromosome 2, RchiOBHm-V2, whole genome shotgun sequence:
- the LOC112184689 gene encoding uncharacterized protein LOC112184689 → MKKLWAKYRQSRDEDHEEMCTTNALVVAAVAEAEAFSGSRRRGSQPGRAPNEERFRESRRKNMMEDYFVERQEVFRTRYKMSHNVFNRISRDLCRYANQCAEYCRMVKSTSIESLKRFTRGIVNLYSVEYLRVCTPANLKRLLAKAERRGFPGMIGSIDCMHWQWKNCPTGWAGEYSGRKRVPTIILEAVASYDTWIWHAFFEMPGSFNDLNVLAKSPLFDELTAGRAP, encoded by the exons ATGAAGAAATTGTGGGCTAAGTATCGACAATCTCGAGATGAAGATCATGAAGAGATGTGTACGACTAATGCTCTTGTGGTAGCAGCAGTCGCTGAAGCTGAAGCTTTCTCCGGATCACGAAGACGGGGTTCTCAACCTGGGCGTGCACCAAATGAGGAGCGATTTAGGGAATCAAGAAGGAAAAACATGATGGAAGATTACTTTGTGGAGCGTCAAGAGGTATTCCGGACACGGTACAAGATGAGTCACAATGTTTTCAACCGCATCTCTCGTGACCTTTGTCGCTATGCCA ATCAATGCGCTGAGTATTGTCGGATGGTGAAATCTACCTCCATCGAGTCTCTGAAACGATTTACAAGAGGAATCGTTAATCTGTACTCGGTAGAATACCTCCGGGTTTGTACTCCGGCCAACCTTAAAAGACTTCTCGCCAAAGCTGAGCGAAGAGGCTTTCCTGGGATGATTGGAAGCATCGACTGCATGCactggcaatggaagaattgcccaACAGGTTGGGCTGGAGAATACAGCGGTCGAAAACGTGTACCCACTATCATCCTCGAAGCAGTCGCATCTTATGACACATGGATATGGCATGCCTTCTTTGAAATGCCTGGATCATTCAACGACCTCAACGTGCTTGCTAAGTCCCCGTTGTTTGACGAGCTGACTGCTGGTCGAGCCCCTTAG